One genomic region from Ralstonia pickettii DTP0602 encodes:
- a CDS encoding hypothetical protein (K13255: fhuF; ferric iron reductase protein FhuF), which produces MFPLPILLALFPEPLRHYAEAVRIGPATGDDVMPAALMSEPAGPAPLRHALNAMTAHYGGDDARVAGSVWARHCFSALLPGTVAAAALAHHVLPLRDAAIRPDGHGRAVTLVLPHAGRTLPGAPPQQRFSALLDDLLVPLVEALAAASGASPRLLWANAGAVVAEVFRHAPALLQPGLPATDATLAADAAWLMDTRTRPDGRDNPLHAPMRAHRVTQDGTTTTLWLRRLCCLRYRLPAFTLCGDCPRRLLR; this is translated from the coding sequence TTGTTTCCGTTACCGATCCTGCTTGCACTGTTTCCCGAACCGCTGCGCCACTACGCCGAGGCCGTACGCATCGGCCCGGCAACGGGCGATGACGTCATGCCCGCCGCGCTCATGTCCGAGCCCGCGGGTCCCGCCCCACTACGGCATGCGCTCAACGCCATGACCGCCCACTACGGTGGCGACGATGCGCGCGTGGCCGGCTCGGTCTGGGCGCGGCACTGTTTCTCCGCGCTGCTGCCCGGCACGGTGGCCGCCGCGGCGCTGGCGCACCACGTGCTGCCGTTGCGCGACGCGGCCATTCGGCCGGATGGTCATGGCCGCGCCGTGACGTTGGTGCTGCCACATGCCGGCCGGACGTTGCCCGGTGCGCCCCCGCAGCAGCGTTTCAGCGCCCTGCTGGATGACCTGCTGGTGCCGCTGGTCGAAGCGCTGGCAGCGGCCAGCGGCGCGTCGCCGCGCCTGCTGTGGGCCAATGCCGGCGCCGTCGTCGCCGAGGTGTTCCGCCATGCGCCCGCCCTGCTGCAGCCGGGCCTGCCGGCCACGGACGCCACGCTGGCGGCCGACGCGGCCTGGCTGATGGACACCCGCACCCGCCCCGACGGCCGCGACAACCCGCTACATGCGCCGATGCGCGCGCACCGCGTCACGCAGGACGGCACTACCACCACGCTGTGGCTGCGCCGGTTGTGCTGCCTGCGCTACCGCTTGCCGGCCTTCACGCTGTGTGGCGACTGTCCGCGCCGGCTGCTGCGCTAG